From the genome of Candidatus Buchananbacteria bacterium, one region includes:
- a CDS encoding rod shape-determining protein: MINKLFKKFSRDVGIDLGTANTLIYVKDRGIVVNEASIVAINNRNDQILAVGEEAQKMLGRTPPHITISRPLVDGIISDFEVTEKMLKYFIDRIYQERFGLAPRPRVVIGVPLDVTEVEKKAVEDVVLSAGAREVYLVENVIATAVGARLPIQDPSGNMVVDLGGGVTEIAVISLSGVVAWKSLRTAGARLNQDIINFARQEFNLLIGERVAEDAKNRAGKIIDTDETIELKMRGRDLITGLPKEITVSADQIKFALQRSVALIIDGIKSTIEITPPELVADIYQRGIVLAGGGALLAGLERIISQATKIPVKVIEDPLTCAVRGMGLILEDDNLLREVAIPSSTREEKASR; the protein is encoded by the coding sequence ATGATTAATAAATTATTTAAAAAATTTTCACGAGATGTCGGTATTGATTTAGGTACGGCCAATACTTTGATTTACGTTAAGGATCGTGGAATTGTGGTGAACGAAGCGTCAATTGTTGCCATCAACAATCGGAATGATCAGATTTTGGCAGTAGGGGAAGAGGCTCAAAAAATGTTGGGCCGAACGCCACCTCATATCACCATTTCCCGACCGTTGGTTGACGGTATTATTTCCGATTTTGAAGTAACGGAAAAAATGTTGAAATATTTTATTGATCGGATTTATCAAGAACGGTTTGGTTTGGCGCCGCGACCGCGAGTTGTTATTGGCGTGCCGCTTGATGTTACTGAAGTTGAAAAAAAAGCAGTTGAAGATGTGGTCTTGTCTGCCGGCGCGCGGGAAGTTTACCTGGTTGAAAATGTCATTGCTACAGCTGTTGGCGCCCGACTACCGATTCAAGATCCTTCCGGCAATATGGTGGTGGACTTGGGCGGCGGCGTAACGGAAATTGCCGTTATTTCATTATCCGGGGTTGTTGCTTGGAAATCTTTACGAACTGCTGGTGCTCGTTTGAATCAGGATATTATCAATTTTGCTCGCCAAGAATTTAATCTATTGATTGGTGAACGAGTGGCTGAAGATGCCAAGAATCGGGCCGGAAAAATTATTGATACTGATGAAACGATTGAGCTTAAAATGAGAGGCCGAGATTTAATCACCGGACTACCTAAAGAGATAACCGTTTCGGCGGATCAAATTAAATTCGCACTACAGCGGTCAGTAGCCTTAATTATTGACGGTATTAAAAGTACCATTGAAATTACTCCGCCGGAATTGGTCGCCGATATTTACCAGCGCGGCATTGTGTTGGCAGGCGGTGGCGCATTACTGGCGGGACTAGAACGGATTATTTCCCAGGCTACTAAAATTCCAGTCAAAGTGATTGAAGACCCTTTGACTTGTGCTGTTCGCGGAATGGGCTTAATTCTTGAAGATGATAATTTGTTGCGGGAAGTGGCGATTCCTTCTTCAACTCGTGAAGAAAAAGCCTCACGGTAA
- a CDS encoding site-2 protease family protein produces MLITLIAFFAVLGILVLVHELGHFITARRAGIKVEEFGLGLPPRMFGFYKSAEGNWRAVGLRAKEAPGTIWSLNWIPLGGFVKIKGEDGSEVVEPDSFGSKSIWQRIMVLSAGVTMNVILAAVILSISLAIGSPQVIDDGKLSGFAKVSNVEIKIFQVLEGSPAAQSGIEVADTILAVDDQTFTKIAEFQEYFDQKVGQTVNLKIERKSEVLEKQVVPQILAETQRAGMGVALLETGLVSYPWYLAPVFGVWETLKMIGGVIFGFFLIIKSLVVSQELIGDVYGPVGIAGLVGDAARLGFLYLMQFTAALSVIIAVINFLPFPALDGGRVAFLLLEAVRKKPVNPKLEALMHNIGFALLMILVVIVTFRDIARVSAGFLNWWNSLGGMF; encoded by the coding sequence ATGCTTATAACACTTATAGCTTTTTTTGCGGTTTTAGGGATTTTGGTTTTAGTCCATGAGCTCGGACATTTTATTACTGCTCGACGAGCCGGAATCAAAGTTGAAGAGTTCGGACTTGGGTTGCCCCCAAGAATGTTTGGGTTTTATAAATCAGCTGAAGGTAACTGGCGCGCCGTTGGTTTGCGAGCCAAAGAAGCCCCGGGGACAATTTGGTCGTTGAACTGGATCCCGCTAGGTGGCTTTGTCAAAATTAAAGGCGAAGATGGTAGCGAAGTAGTTGAGCCGGATAGTTTTGGTAGTAAGAGTATTTGGCAGCGAATTATGGTGCTTTCTGCCGGGGTGACGATGAATGTCATTTTAGCGGCTGTGATCTTGAGTATTAGTTTGGCAATCGGGTCGCCGCAGGTTATTGACGATGGTAAGCTTTCTGGATTTGCCAAAGTAAGTAACGTTGAAATCAAAATTTTTCAGGTGCTTGAAGGTTCCCCAGCGGCTCAGTCGGGGATTGAAGTAGCTGATACAATTTTAGCAGTTGATGACCAGACATTTACCAAAATCGCAGAATTTCAGGAATATTTTGATCAGAAAGTTGGTCAGACAGTCAATTTGAAAATTGAACGCAAGTCCGAAGTTTTGGAAAAGCAAGTGGTTCCTCAAATTTTAGCTGAAACTCAACGTGCTGGGATGGGTGTTGCATTGTTAGAAACCGGTCTGGTTTCGTATCCGTGGTATTTGGCGCCGGTTTTTGGTGTTTGGGAAACCTTAAAAATGATTGGTGGTGTTATCTTTGGTTTTTTCTTGATCATTAAGAGTCTGGTAGTATCGCAAGAGTTGATCGGTGATGTCTATGGTCCGGTCGGTATCGCCGGATTAGTTGGTGACGCTGCACGGCTTGGTTTCTTGTACTTAATGCAGTTTACTGCAGCTTTGTCAGTTATTATTGCAGTAATTAACTTTCTGCCGTTTCCGGCGCTTGATGGCGGTCGAGTTGCTTTTTTGCTACTTGAAGCTGTTCGTAAAAAGCCGGTTAATCCAAAATTGGAGGCATTGATGCACAATATTGGTTTTGCTTTGTTGATGATTTTGGTGGTAATTGTGACTTTTCGTGATATTGCCAGAGTGTCGGCGGGATTTTTGAACTGGTGGAACAGTTTAGGCGGAATGTTCTAG
- the frr gene encoding ribosome recycling factor: MEPLLDIHKKELDKSLENLNNDLATMRVGRANPMIVENILIEAYGAKTPLKQLASISVPEARTILIQPWDKTISKDIEKGIVLANIGINPVNEGAQIRLSVPPLTEESRKELVKAVGEKMEKAKIAIRQIRDKVRDDIAKQEKNKEITEDDKYALQKKLDDLVKEYNEKIKLVGEKKEKEIMTI; encoded by the coding sequence ATGGAACCACTATTAGATATTCATAAAAAAGAACTTGATAAATCATTAGAGAATTTGAATAATGATTTGGCAACCATGCGTGTCGGTCGAGCTAATCCGATGATTGTTGAGAACATATTGATTGAAGCCTATGGCGCCAAAACGCCGCTTAAACAGCTTGCCTCAATTTCAGTGCCAGAGGCCCGGACTATTTTAATTCAGCCCTGGGACAAAACTATTTCAAAAGACATTGAAAAGGGAATTGTGCTGGCGAATATTGGTATTAACCCGGTTAATGAGGGCGCTCAGATTCGTTTAAGCGTTCCGCCGTTGACTGAAGAAAGCCGCAAGGAGTTGGTGAAAGCGGTTGGTGAAAAAATGGAAAAAGCTAAGATCGCTATCCGTCAGATCCGCGATAAGGTTCGTGATGATATTGCCAAGCAGGAAAAGAACAAAGAAATTACCGAGGATGATAAGTATGCCTTACAAAAGAAGCTTGATGATCTAGTTAAGGAGTATAACGAAAAAATAAAATTGGTCGGAGAAAAAAAAGAAAAAGAAATAATGACGATTTAA
- the holB gene encoding DNA polymerase III subunit delta', translating to MSKEASNHLRWPIIGHSNIVTYLQNSLANKNLAHAYLFVGPDHLGKATVAKLFTHALVCHNFDQHKGSLPCGECPGCRQAIQEIHPDIYWLKREINEKTGKLKKNISIEQIRELQSKLNLRSFLNSYKVAVISDAQTLSLEAANALLKGLEEPSAKTVLILLSNTSSRLPKTIVSRCQVIKFRPVSDKEIIDYLTSIKVERKKAKTLTAVSFGLPGLALRYYEDHDGYLDFQETVRMFLALINQDISSRFKFISELVSNDVDETKEVLLTWRKILRDVLLIKNSVPNLISNGLVANDLERLAARFEAGDITAMINEIDLAKRYLDSNVGPKLTLENLVLKF from the coding sequence ATGTCAAAAGAGGCAAGTAATCATCTAAGGTGGCCTATAATCGGCCACTCTAATATTGTTACTTATCTACAAAATAGTTTAGCCAATAAGAATTTAGCCCACGCGTATTTATTTGTGGGACCGGATCATCTTGGTAAGGCAACAGTTGCAAAATTGTTTACTCACGCCTTGGTCTGCCATAATTTTGATCAGCATAAAGGCAGTTTGCCGTGCGGCGAGTGTCCGGGGTGCCGGCAGGCGATTCAGGAAATTCATCCCGACATTTATTGGCTTAAACGAGAAATAAACGAAAAAACCGGCAAGTTAAAAAAGAATATCAGTATTGAACAGATCAGGGAACTACAGTCAAAATTGAATTTGCGATCCTTTTTAAACTCTTATAAAGTTGCCGTTATCAGTGATGCTCAGACATTAAGCCTCGAAGCGGCAAATGCTTTATTGAAAGGCTTGGAAGAGCCTTCGGCAAAAACAGTTTTGATTCTTTTGAGTAATACGTCAAGCCGATTGCCAAAAACGATTGTTTCCCGCTGTCAGGTCATTAAATTTCGTCCAGTTTCCGACAAAGAAATTATTGATTATCTGACTTCTATAAAAGTTGAACGCAAGAAAGCTAAAACATTAACAGCAGTATCTTTTGGTCTGCCGGGCCTTGCTTTGCGGTATTATGAAGACCATGATGGCTACCTTGATTTTCAGGAAACGGTTCGGATGTTTCTCGCCCTTATAAATCAAGACATTTCAAGTCGGTTTAAGTTTATTAGTGAACTGGTCAGCAATGACGTTGATGAAACAAAAGAAGTGTTATTAACCTGGCGCAAAATTTTGCGTGATGTGCTGTTAATAAAAAATAGTGTGCCTAATTTGATCAGTAATGGTTTGGTAGCAAATGATCTGGAGCGTCTAGCCGCTCGCTTTGAAGCCGGTGATATTACTGCAATGATTAATGAAATTGATTTAGCAAAAAGATATTTGGACAGCAATGTTGGCCCCAAATTAACTTTAGAAAATCTAGTTTTAAAATTTTAA
- a CDS encoding rod shape-determining protein: MLIKKIGIDLGTTNSLVYVPKRGIVINEPSVVAVSVVDKKILAVGAEAKEMLGRTPDTIIAVRPMKDGVIADYKTTAAMLRYFVNKALGGVRLFRPEVMVAVPAGITSTERRAVIDATIAAGAKAAYIIKEPIVAAIGADIPIGSPSGHMIIDIGGGTSEMAVISLGGIVASTSVRIGGNRFDSAIAEHIRRRYNLAIGERSAERIKIDIGSAMYLEERLTEEVRGRDVVSGLPRTITVTSDDITDAIQAELEGIIQAVKDVLHKTPPELSADVIDKGIIMSGGSSLLRNIDQLITQVTGVPAYVADEALFCVAKGTGIALENLESYKRSILAIK, translated from the coding sequence ATGTTGATAAAGAAGATCGGAATTGATCTGGGAACTACGAATTCGCTAGTATATGTACCAAAGCGAGGAATCGTTATTAATGAACCGTCCGTGGTGGCAGTTTCTGTTGTTGATAAGAAAATTTTGGCCGTTGGAGCAGAGGCAAAAGAAATGTTGGGACGCACTCCTGACACGATCATTGCCGTGCGGCCGATGAAAGATGGTGTAATTGCTGATTATAAAACAACCGCTGCGATGTTGAGATATTTCGTCAATAAGGCATTGGGTGGTGTACGATTATTTCGTCCTGAAGTGATGGTTGCCGTACCGGCTGGTATCACTTCAACTGAGCGTCGTGCGGTGATTGACGCAACTATTGCTGCTGGTGCGAAGGCGGCGTATATCATTAAGGAGCCGATTGTAGCGGCAATTGGCGCTGATATTCCGATTGGTTCGCCGTCTGGCCATATGATTATTGATATTGGTGGCGGCACTTCAGAAATGGCAGTTATTTCTTTGGGCGGTATCGTGGCCTCAACATCGGTACGAATTGGTGGTAACCGTTTTGACAGTGCAATTGCTGAACATATTCGTCGTCGCTACAATTTGGCGATTGGTGAGCGCAGCGCTGAACGAATCAAAATTGATATCGGTTCAGCGATGTATTTAGAAGAACGTTTGACTGAAGAAGTTCGCGGTCGTGATGTGGTAAGTGGTTTGCCGCGAACGATTACAGTAACTTCCGATGACATTACCGATGCTATTCAGGCTGAGCTTGAAGGCATTATTCAGGCAGTAAAAGATGTATTGCATAAAACCCCGCCAGAGCTTTCGGCAGACGTGATCGATAAGGGAATTATTATGTCTGGTGGTTCAAGTTTGCTTCGTAATATCGACCAACTGATTACCCAAGTAACAGGCGTTCCGGCTTATGTTGCCGATGAAGCTTTGTTTTGTGTGGCAAAAGGTACCGGCATCGCGCTGGAAAATCTTGAGTCGTACAAACGAAGCATCTTGGCAATTAAGTAG
- a CDS encoding glycosyltransferase family 2 protein, with translation MDLSIVILNYKQKGLVKQCVKGIVTAQPQLSYEIIVVDNNSGDGVLEMVQNMFLAQSSARNQQQTLPLGNNLVIPPIKTIAAKTNGGFAVGNNLGIKAAAGEYIMVLNPDIAVVPGALEKMVDYMRSHPATGIIGPKLINPDGSVQYSARRFPNFLTPLYRRTLVGRLPWARRSVDSYLMKDLTHQLNQEVDWLFGACLLISRPVLDKIGLLDERFFMYFEDLDLCRRCWTAGYQVIYFTEVEMVHYHQRLSAERSGVLGVFSRGGRIHIISGIKYFVKYLGARLPNR, from the coding sequence ATGGATTTATCAATTGTCATTTTAAATTACAAACAAAAGGGGCTGGTTAAACAATGTGTTAAAGGTATTGTGACAGCGCAGCCCCAGTTGTCATATGAAATTATCGTGGTAGATAATAATTCCGGCGACGGTGTTTTAGAGATGGTCCAAAATATGTTTCTAGCGCAAAGTTCTGCCCGAAATCAGCAGCAAACGCTACCGTTGGGAAATAATTTAGTTATTCCGCCAATTAAAACTATTGCCGCTAAGACCAATGGGGGCTTTGCGGTTGGCAATAATTTGGGCATTAAAGCGGCTGCGGGGGAGTATATCATGGTCCTTAATCCCGATATCGCCGTAGTCCCTGGTGCTTTGGAAAAAATGGTTGATTATATGAGGTCACACCCGGCTACCGGTATTATCGGGCCGAAATTGATTAATCCTGATGGTTCAGTCCAATATTCCGCCAGGCGGTTTCCTAATTTTTTGACGCCATTGTATCGCCGGACATTAGTGGGTCGGTTACCGTGGGCCAGACGATCGGTTGACAGCTATTTGATGAAAGACCTGACACACCAGTTAAACCAAGAAGTTGATTGGCTGTTTGGTGCTTGTCTGCTGATTAGCCGGCCAGTACTTGATAAGATTGGTCTGCTTGATGAAAGATTTTTTATGTATTTTGAAGATTTGGATTTGTGCCGGCGATGTTGGACAGCGGGCTATCAAGTCATTTATTTTACTGAAGTGGAAATGGTACATTACCACCAGCGCCTTTCCGCCGAGCGCAGTGGGGTGTTGGGTGTATTCAGCAGAGGGGGGCGGATTCACATTATTTCAGGTATTAAATATTTTGTTAAATATTTGGGAGCCAGGTTGCCGAATCGTTAA
- a CDS encoding glycosyltransferase family 2 protein, with product MNKISIQIVTWNSMRYIFDCLESLMRQNFRDFSVMVIDNGSDDGTVEFVRSNYPTVSILQNFKNFGFSKANNQGIQLSKSEYVLVMNPDVVLADNFLQTIINFAEAHPEAGSFGGKILKMSTEAYDENDQEGLRETVKSNVIDSTGLLVFKSRKVINRGEGQKDQGQFDRTEEVFGLTGACVLYRRTALDEVMVKNEYFDNDFFAYKEDIDLAWRLRLYGFSSWYVPSAICYHHRRLSVTTEHAIKKVMQSRKAVSKMLRQYSFRNHHLMILKNDQWLNIFLALPWFVGREMRIVFYALFFEHFQLKSFVEFFRLAPKMFLKRRITMSHKKVQPREIRRWFI from the coding sequence ATGAATAAAATTTCCATTCAAATTGTCACCTGGAATTCAATGAGGTATATCTTTGATTGCCTTGAATCATTGATGCGCCAGAATTTTCGGGATTTTTCAGTAATGGTAATTGATAACGGCTCTGACGACGGCACGGTTGAGTTTGTTCGCTCTAATTATCCGACGGTTTCTATTTTACAAAACTTTAAAAATTTTGGTTTTTCTAAGGCCAATAACCAGGGAATCCAGCTGTCTAAGTCGGAGTATGTGTTAGTGATGAATCCGGATGTGGTTTTAGCCGACAATTTTTTGCAAACAATAATCAACTTCGCCGAGGCGCATCCGGAGGCGGGCAGCTTTGGCGGTAAGATTTTAAAAATGAGCACGGAAGCGTATGACGAAAATGATCAGGAAGGCTTACGGGAAACGGTTAAATCAAACGTTATTGATTCAACCGGACTGCTGGTGTTTAAAAGCCGTAAAGTAATTAATCGCGGCGAAGGCCAGAAAGATCAGGGGCAATTTGACCGGACAGAGGAAGTGTTTGGCTTGACCGGTGCTTGCGTGTTATATCGTCGGACGGCATTAGATGAGGTGATGGTAAAAAATGAATATTTTGATAATGATTTTTTCGCCTATAAAGAAGATATTGATTTAGCCTGGAGGCTTCGACTATATGGTTTTAGTTCTTGGTATGTTCCAAGTGCGATTTGTTATCATCATCGTCGGCTGTCAGTTACGACTGAACATGCAATCAAGAAAGTGATGCAGTCACGTAAGGCGGTTTCAAAAATGTTACGCCAATATTCTTTTAGAAATCATCATTTGATGATCCTAAAAAATGACCAGTGGTTGAATATATTTTTGGCATTGCCGTGGTTTGTCGGACGGGAAATGCGAATTGTTTTTTATGCGCTATTTTTTGAACATTTTCAGTTGAAAAGTTTTGTTGAATTTTTCCGGTTGGCACCAAAAATGTTTCTAAAGCGCCGGATTACAATGTCACACAAGAAAGTTCAACCGCGAGAAATTAGAAGATGGTTCATCTAA
- a CDS encoding glycosyltransferase family 2 protein: MTDKAKYRILEIIPGFLVWLTFIFTISLSLFKPLWAIYFIIAFDVYWLLRISYMLIHLLASWKRFRHDSKVDWFDKVKQLDKNYLDYYHLIFLPTYKEPYQIVEKPFKALIQSNYDLKKFIVVLAGEERDQENFLLIAEEIKKQYADKFFNLLITVHPKNLPDELPGKGSNTHYAGRQAQQYIDQLGVDYDKVIVSNFDIDTCVHTQYFACLTYKYLTHPKPTRASYQPVAIYNNNIWESNPVVRVVASSTTFWLFTDLSRSERLFTFSSHSMSFRALVDVGFWDKTIVTEDSRIFLQGLVRYNGDYETVPMYIPVYMNTVDIGQFWRSLKNQYKQMRRWAWGVEHFPWMVKQFWFKSGEGRSVPFLKKIYYLWNQTEGVYSWATAPIIILIAGHLPLWLAGTQDRTTALFQNAPHILSLLMRASMVGLIIIAVLYTIMLPRRPQTHSRYHQLVMLLQWIMVPVTLILFGSLPATDAQTRLMLGGKFRLGFWVTEKK; encoded by the coding sequence ATGACAGATAAAGCTAAATACAGAATTCTGGAGATTATTCCAGGTTTTTTAGTCTGGCTGACTTTCATTTTTACAATCAGCCTTTCTTTATTTAAGCCACTTTGGGCGATTTATTTCATTATCGCTTTTGACGTCTATTGGCTGCTGCGGATTTCGTATATGTTAATTCATTTACTGGCTTCCTGGAAAAGATTTAGACATGACAGCAAGGTTGATTGGTTTGATAAAGTAAAACAACTAGACAAAAATTACTTGGATTATTACCATCTAATTTTTTTACCAACCTATAAAGAACCATATCAGATTGTTGAAAAGCCTTTTAAGGCCTTGATTCAATCTAACTATGATTTAAAAAAGTTTATTGTGGTGTTAGCTGGTGAAGAGCGCGATCAGGAAAATTTTTTATTGATTGCTGAGGAAATCAAAAAACAGTATGCTGATAAATTTTTTAATCTCTTAATAACTGTTCATCCAAAAAATCTCCCTGATGAATTGCCGGGCAAAGGATCAAATACCCATTATGCCGGTCGGCAAGCCCAACAGTATATTGATCAATTGGGAGTTGACTATGACAAAGTCATCGTTTCAAATTTTGACATTGATACCTGTGTTCATACGCAGTATTTTGCTTGCCTGACATACAAATATTTAACTCATCCGAAACCGACTCGGGCAAGCTATCAGCCAGTGGCAATCTACAATAATAATATTTGGGAATCAAACCCGGTGGTGCGAGTGGTTGCTTCTTCAACAACGTTTTGGCTATTCACTGATTTGTCACGATCAGAACGGTTGTTTACTTTCTCTTCCCATTCAATGAGTTTTCGAGCGTTGGTCGATGTTGGTTTTTGGGATAAGACAATTGTGACTGAAGATTCTCGGATTTTTCTTCAGGGGTTAGTTCGGTATAATGGTGATTATGAAACAGTCCCGATGTATATTCCAGTCTATATGAACACGGTTGATATCGGTCAGTTTTGGCGTAGCTTGAAAAATCAGTATAAACAAATGAGGCGCTGGGCTTGGGGAGTGGAGCATTTTCCCTGGATGGTAAAACAGTTTTGGTTTAAGTCTGGCGAAGGCAGAAGCGTGCCGTTTTTAAAAAAGATATATTATTTATGGAACCAGACCGAGGGTGTGTATTCCTGGGCAACAGCGCCAATTATTATTTTGATTGCCGGACATCTTCCGCTGTGGTTGGCCGGAACACAGGATCGAACCACGGCGTTATTTCAGAATGCACCTCATATTCTATCTCTTTTAATGAGAGCGTCGATGGTTGGTTTGATTATCATTGCGGTACTGTATACAATTATGTTGCCCCGCCGGCCGCAGACCCATAGCCGGTATCATCAATTAGTTATGTTATTACAGTGGATTATGGTTCCGGTTACTCTAATTCTTTTTGGTTCGTTGCCTGCTACTGACGCTCAAACCAGACTGATGCTTGGTGGAAAGTTTCGGCTCGGTTTTTGGGTAACAGAAAAAAAATAA